A single Phoenix dactylifera cultivar Barhee BC4 chromosome 1, palm_55x_up_171113_PBpolish2nd_filt_p, whole genome shotgun sequence DNA region contains:
- the LOC120105565 gene encoding F-box/kelch-repeat protein At3g06240-like, with translation MASSSKPMIGEGGDGHLAEKKEEEKRRILPADMQREILSRTPARSLLRFRPACKIWYELTYDPAFIDLHVERAHLRKISGGTPHLLAISQRIGGGHFGFSIIILDETMTPITKISCPGLIDERCLRLYFGRNRFARSTPPYRMTRPCNGLVCVYNYFGDALLVNPMTGEGLPLRQHSEPVESYYCFQKCYLGFHPVTKEYKLVRFLDSGRDSMAEVFYEVLTLGTGIWRRRRIYHGDKNLSACSEDFLSGYEWHQTKKILGDGISANGVVYILNQIHRKIGLFDLKEEKFSTVIPYHDSISVDEHRPKLVELEGGICLVVRSSIPQEILDIWMLEDAADHVRWIHRCRVALHHQLIGSKIIPILIHQGELLVGHMNRDFYHLSRMNCNFHYLSLRSNTESPRKVNNEQLQDLRVVHAYEGSLVSFGGKSLRSDDDQFKHAALYRSP, from the coding sequence ATGGCGTCGTCCTCCAAGCCAATGATAGGTGAAGGAGGAGATGGCCATCTTgctgaaaagaaggaagaggagaagagacgCATACTTCCAGCCGACATGCAGAGAGAAATCCTGTCGAGAACCCCCGCAAGGTCTCTCCTGAGATTCCGACCGGCGTGCAAGATCTGGTACGAACTCACGTACGATCCTGCCTTCATAGATTTGCACGTCGAGCGTGCCCATCTTCGAAAAATTTCTGGTGGTACCCCGCATCTCCTCGCCATATCTCAACGGATAGGAGGTGGTCATTTTGGTTTCTCCATCATCATACTAGACGAAACGATGACACCTATAACTAAGATATCATGTCCGGGATTAATAGATGAAAGATGTTTGAGACTGTACTTTGGAAGGAACAGATTTGCACGATCTACTCCACCATACCGCATGACACGTCCTTGCAATGGCTTGGTCTGTGTCTACAATTATTTTGGCGATGCACTCTTAGTCAATCCAATGACTGGTGAAGGGCTTCCTCTTCGACAGCATAGCGAGCCTGTGGAAAGCTATTATTGCTTCCAGAAGTGCTATCTTGGATTTCATCCGGTGACCAAGGAATACAAGCTAGTCCGATTTCTAGATTCAGGGAGGGACTCTATGGCGGAGGTTTTTTATGAGGTTCTCACACTCGGCACCGGCATCTGGAGGCGGAGGCGGATTTACCATGGTGACAAAAACTTGTCTGCTTGTAGTGAGGACTTCCTTTCTGGTTATGAGTGGCATCAAACAAAAAAGATACTTGGTGATGGTATCAGTGCAAATGGAGTCGTGTATATTCTGAATCAGATTCACCGAAAAATTGGATTGTTCGATCTGAAAGAAGAGAAGTTTTCAACCGTGATCCCCTACCATGATTCAATCAGCGTGGATGAACATCGACCCAAACTAGTAGAGCTCGAAGGCGGCATTTGTTTGGTGGTTCGCTCATCCATCCCTCAGGAAATACTGGATATATGGATGTTAGAGGATGCTGCCGACCATGTCCGCTGGATACATAGATGTCGTGTAGCTCTGCATCATCAATTAATTGGGTCAAAGATCATACCCATCTTGATCCATCAGGGCGAGCTTTTGGTAGGGCACATGAATCGTGATTTTTACCATCTTAGTCGCATGAATTGTAATTTTCACTATCTTAGTCTTAGGAGCAACACGGAAAGCCCAAGAAAAGTCAACAATGAGCAGCTCCAGGATCTGCGTGTTGTGCATGCTTACGAGGGAAGTCTGGTCTCTTTTGGAGGTAAATCACTCCGTTCAGATGATGATCAATTTAAGCATGCCGCGCTTTATCGGAGCCCATAA